The nucleotide sequence TGCTTCGTCCGGGGTAGCGTTCCTCTTTTATCTCTTGATTAACTCCCAAATAATCCGCTAGGGTAAGTTGCCAATCTAGACGAAATCTAGTGGGGCGTTTGACAATATCTTGATGATAGCGAATAAAACGGTTAAGGAGGGTATTTTCTGGTACAGGTTTGCCAGTTTCTTTATTGAGATACTGATTTTCTTTAGGAAGATAATTCAGCTTTGTATAAATTTGATCGGCTACAAATTCGGGCCGTAAATATTGAGAAACAACCGTTTGTTGTCCCAAAGCTACCTGTTTAATTAATCCTCCCCCCAATACCAATAAAAAACCTATAACCATCGCCAAGATTAGCTGAGGGAGTTTTCTTTTTCTCGGTTTAGGGGGTAACATCAGTAAACTTATTCCTACACATTAACGTTTAACTTAGTCACTAATGATATCATCCTGAGAGATTTCATCTGACATTTCAATGATGGCACGAATCGAAGGCTTCATCATGGGATCATCAATATTGTCAAATTCTTCATAGCGACGACGTTTAGCACGATTAGCCACTTGTACGGTAATGCGATAGCGGTTAGAAGCGTGCCTCATAAGCTCCTCAGCACGGTACATGATATGAGAAGAATCAAAGTTATGTCGTTTTTGCATTGGGGGCGACCTTTTGAGAGGAGAACACTAATAGAGATATAAACCTCAGTGTAGCATTTGCTTAGTTATTCTGGGAGCCGCGATCATTTCAAGCAGAATGAAATCTTGGCCGAGGCGGCTTTTCCTTGTACTGAGATGATATGATTCCCCGTGCCGGGCGTGCGATAAGAATATTGGGAGGTGATGTCAGGCACTAAATCATGAATTTGATAGGGAGAAACCACTTCATTTTGAAAAACCACAGCTACTTTTAATTCGCTATTGGTTTCTATCATCAGTTGACGGTTTTTTTCAATCCACATCGGAAAAGCTTGTGCGTGGTCAATTCTTCCTCGATAAACGGCACAAGTTTTGTCGGTGGGTAAGTAAATATTTTTCTGTATGGTGGCTAAAGTTGAGGGAATGTTCAAAAATAAGCTTGAGAGTGTGAGAGCGCTAAGAAAATGTTTCACGGGATTGACCTATATTGCTTGAATATCTGAGTTGATGGTTATTGCCATAGACGCTCAAGCAATAAAACAGTTTCCCAGTCTATAGAATTTTTTAATAATTGTGATGATTACAAGACATAAAGACAGGCGGCAAAGAAGAAATTGACATTTAGTGAGATAGTCCTCTGTGTTTATGTTACCTTGTAGAGCGAGATTTATTCGCCTATAACCGAAATGAGTATAGCTTCAGTTAAACCCTATCAGACTCTCTTGATAGAAGAATGTGGAGAACCCTTGGTTCCTATTCCTTTAAATTTATTTGCGGTAGAATCTCCTCATCCCTATGAAAAGTTGGGAGCCGACTATGGGGGAAAATCTCCTTATTTTCTACGTCAAGGAGTGCTAGAAGCTTTAATTAATGCTCAGAGGAATTTACAAAAAGATTATCCTCGTTGGCATATTCTTATTTTTGATGCCTATCGTCCTGTATCGGTTCAACAGTTTATGGTGGATTATACTTTTGCTACTGTATTACAAGAAAGACGATTAACAGAAAATAATTTATCTCCCCAACAACGTCAAGAGATTTGGCAAGAAGTCTATAAAATTTGGGCAGTTGCTAATGATAATCCTGCGACTCCTCCTCCTCATAGTACCGGTGCGGCTGTGGATATTACGCTAGTTGATGCTACCGGAAAGCCTATTGATATGGGGGGCGATATTGATGAACTTTCAGACCGTTCTCATCCCCTTTATTACGCTAATTCTACTATGGCTCAAGAACAAGATTATCATACTCATAGAGAGTTATTACATCAAGTGATGAGAGCGGCTGGTTTTCGTCGTCATTTGGGGGAGTGGTGGCATTTTTCTCTAGGGGATCAAATGTGGGCTTGGTTGTATAATCAAGAACAGCCGCTACAACCGGTTATCGCTCGTTATGGTGGAGTGTAGCCATTCAAAATGAAAGACAAAATTTTTTAATTTAGTGTATTTTGTCTTCAAAAACTAATTTTTTTTCTCACTGTACCGGCTCTTTGGGCTTTAGCAATTACCTCGATTTCACTGCCCGATACTCCTTTAATTACCCATTCTACTGTACAACGATAATCATAACCTTTTGCTACATTACTAAAGGCTTTATTAGACCGTCCTTCGAGATGGCCAATTTCTTGTTCTTTTTCCCCACTGACTAGACTTACCCCTTCGCCTAAAGACAAACTTACTTGAATAGGTTGAACGCTTTTTCTTTTTCGCGCTTTTTCACTGGTATAAGTGGGTAAAAAACCCTGATTTTCTAACTGTAACACCAGATGATAAATATCTCCCCCATGATGGGTTAAATCAGTGCGCGCGATAGCAAGACGGGGACACATCAGGGCGTGAGAAATGGCAAAACGACATTGCTTTTCACACAACTCAGGTAAATATTCGACGGGGGCATTTTGCCAAACTTGTTTAAAATTCCATCCGCCGATTTCTACTTCACCTAACTGAGGATGTTGAAAAGGTTGCCAAGGAATAAAGCCTTTTCCGGCTAATTTTTCATCATTCCATTGCATCAACTTCAGGTCATCACTGAGGGGATGTCGATCATCCCATTTAACATAATGTTCTTTTTTAACGCCGGCTTGGGTGGGAGCGTCCCACAATTCTACGGTAAAACCAAACCAACCAAAATGATCATAACAATAATCATCCATCGCCCCATGAGTTACTTTTGTGGGATGATCACGAAAGTCATGATAAACCGAAACACATTCATAACCCGTTAAATTTGTGCCTTTTTCGCCGATCAGTTGATAAATTTCTAAATCTTCATAAGGAAAATGATCATCCGGTTCGGTACTATAAGGGCGTAAAATCACCGCACCCGAAGTATGATAAGTCATAAAGCCATTAATATTAGGATGCTGTGACCAAAATTCTGCTTCTGCGCGGGTTTCTGGTTCAGAAAAAGGAAAAGAACCCGCCCCTTTTTGTTCTCCTTCGGGAACCCATTCGGCCGGATAATTCCGGTTAAAATCTAATCCTTCATAAGTGGGGGCAAGTTTAACATTATACCCGTCATAATTGCGGATTAATCCTTCGGGTAACAGGGTGTAATAAGTGCCGCCAAATTCATCCGGTTCTCGAGGGATCATAATACGGGGATCTTCGGGTGCTACTTTCCACCCACCGCAGTCATCCTTGAGCCGCATTTGTAAAATTAACCCATCTCCATTAATATCTTCTAGATAAAGTCCCTCTCGCCCCTCGCTATAAGGATAAGGACGAATACTCGATCGCAGACGGTAGGGAGTGGTTAAATACTTTTCGGCACCATCAACGGCGATACGGGGAAGGACATAAACCGTATAATCATTTAGTAGGCGAGTAACTTGAGGGTCTTGCTTATATTGAGTGAGCAGATGATGAATAATATAAAGAACAATTGCTGAGCCGGTCACTTCTCCGGCATGAGTGTTACCATCGATCCAGTAACCGGGTTTTTCTAGGGGTAAGCCGCTATCTTGACTCGTGAGGGTCGCTAACCAGATGTCTCGCTTGGCATAACTTTGGCCAATGACTTCTAATTTAATGAGATGAGGGTAAGATTCAGCCATCTGATGTAGAAATTTCACCAATTCCTCGTAGGTGTAGTAATGGCTAAAATCAAAAGGAGGTACTAACATGGGAGACAAAATTAAAGTGACCAGTCATGATTGTAACTAGCCACCCTAAAGCCAAAAAGATTATCATTAACAATCTTTGTATTAATCGAGAAATCCCATTAAAGAGGCTGGATCATCAATTTCATTAGACGCAACCGGACGATTACCCATGACAGTATAAGTTTCACTAATAACTAAATGACTAGCCGCAATGGGACGATCGCCAGATATCGTTAAAGTCCCTTTAATTTCCATCCCACTTGCTACCACCGGACGCGCAGCGCCGACAGAGTTGTAAGTGCTAACCACTTTTAAATGACTAGCTTCGATGGGACGACCCCCGGGTAAAGTATCAGTGTGTTTGATTAAATTAGTACCAGCGCTTGAACCTTGAGATACCGAGAGAGCAACGACTTCTTTTTCTTTTTCTTTGGTTGCAGTTCCCTTAGTGCTTTTTTTGGCGCTACTTGTAGCAGCATTATCACTTTCTTGGGTGCCGTTGGTTTCTACTTTTTCCGTACTCATTTGGTTTGCTCCTTTAAGATTATACAATGAATTAGCGGGCGTTGTGGTCGCTTACGGAAGTCCCCACTTTAATCTTGTTTTAATATTTGCCTCTATTATAAGGTTATCGTTGTCGTTACCCCTTCAAAATAAAACTCTGTAATACTGTTGATTATCTCAGCCTATAGTTCCTTTTGAATAGTCTTATGAGTCCTTTTTATCTGCAAGCACCTTTTCAACCCACAGGGGATCAACCCCAAGCGATCACTCAACTGATTGACTCTATCACAAGGGGAAACCGTTTTCAAACCCTCCTCGGTGCAACCGGCACCGGTAAAACCTTTACCATTGCTGCAACCATTGAAAAAATCGGCAGACCGACGCTAGTCTTGGCCCATAATAAAACCTTAGCCGCTCAATTGTGTAATGAACTCAGACAGTTTTTTCCCGATAACGCGGTAGAATATTTCATCAGTTATTACGATTACTACCAACCCGAGGCTTATATTCCGGTCAGTGATACCTATATTGAAAAGACTGCCTCGATTAATGATGAAATAGATATGTTGCGGCATTCTGCCACTCGTTCCCTGTTTGAGAGACGGGATGTGATTGTGGTAGCTTCTATTAGCTGTATATATGGCTTAGGAATGCCTTCAGAATACCTTAAAGCGGCGATTAGCTTACAGGTGGGAGAAGAAATCAACCAACGGCAATTATTGCGGGATTTAGTTTCTGTTCAGTATAGCCGCAATGATTTAGAGTTGCAACGAGGAAGATTCCGTCTTAGGGGGGATGTTTTAGAATTGGTTCCGGCTTATGAAGATCGGATTATTCGAGTAGAGTTTTTTGGGGATGAAATAGACGCTATTCGATATCTTGATCCCGTGACCGGACAAATTTTACACAGTTTAGATCGGATTAATGTTTACCCAGCGCGGCACTTTGTGACTCCGGATGATCAATTAGAAGCGGCTTGTCAGGCGATCGAATTAGAATTAGAGGAACGAGTCGAAGAATTAGAGAAACAAGGTAAACTTTTAGAGGCGCAAAGATTAGGACAGAGATGTCGTTATGATTTAGAACTCTTGCGGGAAGTGGGCTATTGTAATGGGGTAGAAAATTATTCCCGTCATTTAGCGGGAAGACAAGCCGGAGAACCCCCAGAATGTTTAATTGATTATTTCCCGAAAGATTGGTTATTAGTAATCGATGAATCTCATGTCACCGTGCCTCAAATTCGGGGAATGTATAACGGTGATCAATCTCGGAAAAAAGTCTTAATAGAACATGGGTTTCGCTTGCCGAGTGCGGCCGATAACCGACCTTTAAAAGCCGAGGAATTCTGGCAAAAAGTCAATCAATGTGTGTTTGTTTCTGCTACCCCTGGAGACTGGGAAATAGAACAATCTGAAGGAAGAGTCATGGAACAGATTATCCGTCCGACTGGGGTACTCGATCCGGAAATCTTCGTGCGTCCTACTGAAGGACAAGTGGATGATTTGTTAGGAGAAATAAAAGTTAGAGTTAAGCGCAATGAAAGGGTTTTAATTACCACGCTGACAAAACGCATGGCAGAAGATTTAACCGAATACTTCCAAGAGCGAGGGATAAAAGTCCAATATTTACACTCAGAAATTACTTCTATAGAACGAATAGAAATTTTACAAAATTTGAGGGAGGGAGAATTTGATGTATTAATCGGGGTAAACTTATTAAGAGAAGGATTAGACTTACCCGAAGTGTCTTTAGTGGCCATATTAGATGCAGATAAAGAAGGGTTTTTACGGGCAGAACGTTCTCTCATTCAAACCATCGGCAGGGCAGCGCGGCATATCCAAGGACAAGCCATTTTATATGGAGATAATTTAACCGATAGTATGCTCAAAGCGATGGAAGAAACCGAAAGACGACGGAACATACAAATAGCCTATAACAAACGTCATGGAATTACCCCTCAACCGATTATTAAACGCTCAAGTAATGCGATTTTATCTTTCTTAGATATATCCCGCCGCTTAAACGCCCAACAACTAGAACAAGTTTATGAACAAGCAGACGAATTACCCCTAGAAAAAGTCCCCGAATTGATCGGACAACTCGAAGACAAAATGAAAGAAGCCGCCAAAAAACTCGAATTTGAAGAAGCCGCCAAATACCGAGACAGAATACAACATCTAAGAGAAAAACTCCTAGGACATTAACCAACAAACCCTCCTTATTCATCTGCTACAGGGTGCGGCCAATAAACCCAAATAACTCACAAGTTCAAAATAAGCGTCACCGGCAGAGAATTTATAGATACATTAGAGAAAGAACCATAAACGATAAAATCGAAGATGAGTGCTACTAAAAAAATAGCAGTTGTCACTGGTGCTAACCGAGGGTTAGGGTTTGAAGCCAGTCGTCAACTCGCCAAAAACGGAATTCACGTGGTTTTGACAAGTCGGGATGAAGACAAAGGAATAGCGGCGGCAGAAAAGCTACAATCAGAAAAACTCAAGGTGACTTATCATCCTCTCGATGTCACTAACCCTGACAGTATTGAATTATTAGGCAAGTTTATCAAGGATCAATTTGGACGTTTAGACATCTTGGTGAACAATGCAGGGGTTTTGATTGGTTCTGCTGAGGATAGCAGTGTATTGAATGCTAAGATAGACACCATCAGAAAATCGATGGAAACGAATGTCTATGGTCCGTTACTGGTAAGCCAGACATTAATACCCATCATGAGGGTGCATAATTATGGAAGGGTGGTTAATGTGTCTTCAGGCATGGGACAGTTAACTAATATGGGTGGGGGATATCCAGGTTATCGACTCTCGAAAACTTCTATTAATGCCGTGACCCGGATTTTAGCAGATGAATTGAAAGGTACAAATATATTAGTTAATTCGGCCTGTCCAGGTTGGGTAAAGACGGAAATGGGAGGCCCTGATGCAACCCGTACCCCTCAACAGGGAGCAGATACTATTGTCTGGTTGGCGATGCTTCCGGATGGTTCGCCGAGTGGAGGGTTTTACCGCGATAGGAAGCTTCTTCCTTGGTAAATGTATGACCTCTCCCCCAACCCCTCTCCTACAAGGAGAGGGGAGTTAATATTGTAGGTGTGTATTACTGACGAATTCACCAATGACTAAAACTATAACTCTTTATATAATTATTTTTTAGAAAAAATTGAGCTTGTTTATCCGAAGGCACGAAAGCAGGTTATTAAAAAAACTGGGTTAGCGGCTAATGTGTTTCCTGAACAATGTCCTTTTACTCCTGAAGAAATCTTAAATTCTGATTATTTGCCAAATAAAAAAAAATCAGCGAGTAGGGTGCGTTAGGCGGCTACAATATTTGAAAATGAACTACAACTAAAAATCCGCCGTAACGCACCACTTAAGTTATTGAAATTATCCTACACCCGCATATGGTGAGGGCCAACCGAGCAAAAGCTGCCTACGCAGGCTTAAATATGAAAATTTATCGCAAAATATTGACAATTTAAGGAAATATTGCTAATAAAGAAATAAAAAGCAATCAGGAGGGGATGATGATAGAACTCTTTACAGGGACTGTGATCGCTATAGGATCAGTAATAGCTCAAAAAACCCTTGAAAAAACTGAGGACAAAGTCAGTGATATTTTATCAGAAAAAATCAGTCAATTTATCAATGCTTTGACCAAAACAGCCCCCAAAATAGCAACAGCACTTGCACTTGCACCCGAACAACCTTTAGATTATGGTCAAGCGGTTTTAGAAGTGGAAACAGCCGCTAAAAATAATACAGAGTTAAGCCAAAGTATTGATGAATTAGCAAAAGCGGCAGAAGCAGAACCCCCTCCGAATATAACAGAAATACTGCAAAAAATTGACCAAGAACTACAGCAAAAACAGTTTTCTATTCAAAACTTAGCTAAATTAACCGAGAAAATCAATAATTTTAATCAAGCTCAAACAATTCACATTATACAAAATAATACATTTTGAATGGGATCGTCCTATGGGGAGGGGACAAAGTTCATTCCTAATCTTGATTGGCAATCTATCTGTCAACAAGTCCTACAAAAACAAAAAAAACTCAGAAAAAAAATTACAGAAAGAGATTTGAATTAAATATTTATGTACCTTTAGGATTAGTAGAACGGAAACAGCAACAACGACGAAAAAAACAAGAAGATCCAGACCGAGAAAAAGTTTATCAACTCGAAGAAACTGTTATCACGAAAGAATATCAACATGAGACTTTTTTAACAGAAATTATCGGAGGAACTGGGCAGGAAAATAAACATATTGCTATTACTGGAGAACCCGGAGCCGGTAAAACTACTTTATTATATAAAATTGCGGCTTGGATTGAAGAACATCAAAAAGGGTTGCCGATTTTAATTTCTTTGGCGGCATTAGAAAAGCAATCTTTAGAAGACTATTTATTAAATAATTGGCTCAAAAAAGCTGAAGAATTTATCTCAGAAGAACAAAGACAAGATAAAACAGCATTACAAGAAGCATTAAAAAAACGTTTTCGAGAGGGCGGAGTCTGGTTATTATTAGATGGTTTAGATGAAATGGCCGTGAATTCATCGGGCGGAGTTTTGACGACAATTCAACAGTATTTAGAGGATTGGATAAATCGAGCCAGAATAATTTTAACCTCTCGTTTAAATGTTTGGGATGAGCAGAAAAGTAATCCGTTATCAGATTTTAAAACTTTTCGGACTTTACAGTTTACGGATGAACAAGTAACAGAATTTATTGAGGATTGGTTTGAAAATGACCTCTCCCCCAACCCCTCTCCTGCGAGGAGAGGGGAGCTAGATAATATAGTATTTCAATTACAAGATAAACTTAAAGAACCTCAATATCAATCTATCCAAGAATTGATTCATAATCCCCTGAGATTGGCAATGTTATGTGAAGTTTGGTCCAATAATCCAGGGCAATTACCCGATACAAAAGCCCAGTTATATGAGTTATATGTAAGAGATTATTATCGGGAATGGAAACCAGAACAGCATCAAATTAGTAGAGAAAAACAACAGCTATTAAATCGAAAGTTGGGAGAATTAGCGTTACAACAGCTTGATAGTGAGGTTAGATTTCGTATTCTGGAAAGTAGGGCTTATAATGTGATGGGTGAGGAATTATTTAAGTTAGCTTGTCGGGTGGGTTGGTTGAATATTGTTGATCGGGAAGCGGCAACAGATGAACCGGTTTATGCTTTTTATCATCCGAGTTTTCAAGAATATTTCGCCGCTACAGTTATTGATGATTGGGATTATTTTCTCACTCGTAAACACAAAAATAAACCTGCTAAAGGGAAACTATATCGCATTTTTGAGGCTAAATGGAAAGAACCTTTTTTGCTGTGGTTGGGACGAGGGGATGTAAAAAAAGAGGAAAAAGAGGCATTCATTAATAAGTTAGTGACGTTTAATGATGGATGCGGCAAATGGGAAAATAAAGGAATGTATGATTATCGAGCTTATTTGTTAGCCGCAATGGGAGTGAGGGAGTTTAAAAATTGCTCTCAGACTAAAGAAATTGTTACGCAGATAATAAACTGGACATTTAGTAATTCTCCTATAAAAGACTTAGCGAATGCAACTCTAGTAGAGACTGAGCGAGAAACAGCGATCTCCGCTTGGGAAGCCTTAATCCAAACCTCACAGTATGAATGGACTCGCGCTTATGCGGCACTCGGTTTAGGAAATATAGCTCCCGGCAACGAAAAAGCGATCTCCGCTTTGGTAGCCTTAATCTCTACCTCACAGGATGAATTGACTCGCGCTTATGCGGTAGAGAGTTTAGGAAAGATAGCTCCCGGCAACGAAAAAGCGATCTCCGCTTTGGAAGCCTTAATCTCTACCTCACAGGATGAATCGACTCGCCGTGATGCGGCAGAGAGTTTAGGAGAGATAGCTCCCGGCAACGAAAAAGCGATCTCCGCTTTGGAAGCCTTAATCTCTACCTCACAGGATGAATCGACTCGCCGTGATGCGGCAGAGAGTTTAGGAGAGATAGCTCCCGGCAACGAAAAAGCGATCTCCGCTTTGGAAGCCTTAATCTCTACCTCACAGGATGAATCGACTCGCCGTGATGCGGCAGAGAGTTTAGGAGAGATAGCTCCCGGCAACGAAAAAGCGATCTCCGCTTTGGAAGCCTTAATCTCTACCTCACAGGATGAATCGACTCGCCGTGATGCGGCAGAGAGTTTAGGAGAGATAGCTCCCGGCAACGAAAAAGCGATCTCCGCTTTGGAAGCCTTAATCTCTACCTCACAGGATGAATCGACTCGCCGTGATGCGGCAGAGAGTTTAGGAGAGATAGCTCCCGGCAACGAAAAAGCGATCTCCGCTTTGGAAGCCTTAATCTCTACCTCACAGGATGAATGGACTCGCCGTGATGCGGCAGAGAGTTTAGGAAAGATAGCTCCCGGCAACGAAAAAGCGATCTCCGCTTTGGAAGCCTTAATCTCTACCTCACAGGATGAATGGACTCGCCGTAATGCGGCAGAGAGTTTAAAACAAATATTGACAAAATCTGAGATGGCAAAAGCTGTTACCAAGCTGAAAAATAAGCCATTAGAAATAACTTGGCAACTTTTGCGTAATTTTAGTTTTAACAAAGAGGCTTACGAAATTTTCTCGCATTGCGCCCAAACCCTACCTTATCCCGAATTCTATCAAGCCTGGCACAAGCCCCGCAACCCTTGGATCAAGCCATTAATTATTATCTTGCTCAGTGGAAGTGTAGCAGGAACTCTCATCTATACCCAATCTCAAACCTCTCACCCACCAGCGCCGCCTATTCCCCAACCTGAGATTAATTCAAAATGATAATTTTAATTGCTTTTCACTTAGTTTTAAGTTTAAGGTCTGTGTTGAATTTCGTTCCTCATAATATCCTTTTAGCCCGCGCAGGCGGGCTTTGTTCGTATAGCCTCACCCTTCAGGGTGAAGGGCTTATCCACTGACCAAAACGGGCCTACTTTTTTAAAATGTAGTGACGGATAGCGAGAGTCTTGTTTAAGCAACTCGTAACATCGATCTGCAAGTTCTTGGACATCACGCGGTAGCTGTGGATAATGATACCAAAAATCAGGACTCGCTCGATGTCTCACAAATCAGTACAATTTCCTGCTTGCAAATTTTTTAAAGCTTTTTTAGCTAACTCATCCAATCTCCCCGCCGCTACATCTTCCTCAAATTGTTTATCCCACGCCACCGCATCGAATTGGGCAAACCAATTACGAAATGCGGCAAGATCTTCTGGGGAAAGTTGACTAACAGCTTCTTCAATTTCTTGCAGAGTCTTCATATTGATCAACATAAAGCTACTTTTTTGATTTAAATATAACCCATTTTAATCATAAAGTTTAATGGGGTGGTGGGTTACGGCGGATTGATAATTTATTCTCTTATTTCAAACTTTTTCGCCGCCTAAACCACCCTACAATGTTCCTCCTCTCCTGCGAGGAGAGGGGGTTAGGGATTGATCAACAAAAAGCTACTTTTTTGATTTAAATATAACCCATTTTAATCATAAAGTTTAATGGGGTGGTGGGTTACGGCGGATTGATAATTTATTCTCTTGTTTCAAACTTTTTCGCCGCCTAACCCACCCTACAATGTTCCTCCTCTCCTCGCAGGAGAGGGGGTTAGGGGGAGAGGTCATTTAAACCGCCGCCAAAGCTTTAATCTCAAAAATCTTTTCAAGAACCTGTTCTACCACAATATCCGGAGTAGAAGCGCCAGAAGTCACTCCAATAACCACCTTCCCATCAGGGAGCCAATTTTCCTTAACTTCTAAATCTTTCAAGAGCGGCTTATGTTCAATGCGGTTACCTGGTCCTATCCGAGAAGCACTATCAATATGATAAGAAACAATTCCCTCATTAATAGGAATCTCTTGTAAATGAGTGGTATTAGAAGAATTAAACCCACCAACCACCACCATTAAATCTAACTCTTCCTTAACCAAATCGAACATGGCATCCTGACGTTCTTGAGTGGCATCACAGATAGTATTAAAACTCATAAAATGCTCATTTAAAACCGTCGGGCCAAACTTTTTCAACATAGTACGCTCGAAGAGTTTCCCAATCTCCTCGGTTTCACTCTTAAGCATGGTCGTTTGATTAGCAATCCCAATTCTTTCTAAATCCACATCGGGATCAAACCCCGCCGAATAAGCCTTTTTAAACTTAGCTAAAAACTCTTGTTTATCCCCACCATTAAGAATATAATTACAGACATATTCAGCCTGTTCCATATTCAATACAATTAAATAAGTTCCTGCAAAAGAACTGGTCGCAACCGTTTCTTCATGCTTATACTTGCCGTGAATAATCGAAGTATAACTGCGTTTTTTATGCTTTTCTACTGAATTCCAAACTTTAGCTACCCAGGGACAAGTAGTGTCAACAATGGTGCAACCTTTATCATTAAGCAGTTGCATTTCACTCACACTCGCGCCAAAAGCCGGTAAAATAACGACATCATTTCCTTCAACGACGCTAAAATCTTTTTGACCTTCAATTACAGGAATAAATTCCACTTTCATCTCCCGCAAGCGCTGGTTCACAGAAGGGTTATGTATGACTTCGTTGGTTAACCAGATGCGTTGAGAGGGAAAATGTTGACGGGTTTCATAAGACATCGCTACCGCACGTTCTACCCCCCAACAAAACCCAAACGCCTCAGCAAGACGAATAGTCACATCTCCTCGAGTTATTCTATAGTTATTATTACGAATCTCTGTGATTAAAGAACTCTGATACTCGCTATTCATTACCCCCATCGCTTCTTCTTGATGGCCGAATCCTTTGCGGTGGTAATTCTCTGACTGTTGTAATGAGCGTTTAAAGGCTTTTGTATCCATGTTGTTATTGTTGTTATCCCTTATCATTAACTCATTGTAGAGGCTTTAGGCTCTTGCAAAAGTCCGGATTTTAGATTATTGTCCACAGATGAACGCAGGCAGGCAGAGTGTAGCAGATGAATACAGATATATTTAGCCGGTGTTCCCTGTTCCCTTAAAAAGAATTTTAGCTCTTGATGATCATGCTAAATTCCACTTTAAAAGTTCTTATTTCGCTTATCCCTTTAGGTTTTCTGACTGGCTGTGCTGTATCTCCTTCTTCTGTGGTTTCTCCCACTCCTGAAGCCAAATTACAACAAATTTCTTCTCAATCGCTCAAGCCGGTTTCTATCCCTCATCTTGCCGCTCTTAATGGAGCCGCTCAACCTAATCAAGCACAGATTGAACAATTTGTCAAGCATCTGGCAACCAG is from Gloeothece verrucosa PCC 7822 and encodes:
- a CDS encoding SDR family oxidoreductase; translation: MSATKKIAVVTGANRGLGFEASRQLAKNGIHVVLTSRDEDKGIAAAEKLQSEKLKVTYHPLDVTNPDSIELLGKFIKDQFGRLDILVNNAGVLIGSAEDSSVLNAKIDTIRKSMETNVYGPLLVSQTLIPIMRVHNYGRVVNVSSGMGQLTNMGGGYPGYRLSKTSINAVTRILADELKGTNILVNSACPGWVKTEMGGPDATRTPQQGADTIVWLAMLPDGSPSGGFYRDRKLLPW
- the uvrB gene encoding excinuclease ABC subunit UvrB is translated as MSPFYLQAPFQPTGDQPQAITQLIDSITRGNRFQTLLGATGTGKTFTIAATIEKIGRPTLVLAHNKTLAAQLCNELRQFFPDNAVEYFISYYDYYQPEAYIPVSDTYIEKTASINDEIDMLRHSATRSLFERRDVIVVASISCIYGLGMPSEYLKAAISLQVGEEINQRQLLRDLVSVQYSRNDLELQRGRFRLRGDVLELVPAYEDRIIRVEFFGDEIDAIRYLDPVTGQILHSLDRINVYPARHFVTPDDQLEAACQAIELELEERVEELEKQGKLLEAQRLGQRCRYDLELLREVGYCNGVENYSRHLAGRQAGEPPECLIDYFPKDWLLVIDESHVTVPQIRGMYNGDQSRKKVLIEHGFRLPSAADNRPLKAEEFWQKVNQCVFVSATPGDWEIEQSEGRVMEQIIRPTGVLDPEIFVRPTEGQVDDLLGEIKVRVKRNERVLITTLTKRMAEDLTEYFQERGIKVQYLHSEITSIERIEILQNLREGEFDVLIGVNLLREGLDLPEVSLVAILDADKEGFLRAERSLIQTIGRAARHIQGQAILYGDNLTDSMLKAMEETERRRNIQIAYNKRHGITPQPIIKRSSNAILSFLDISRRLNAQQLEQVYEQADELPLEKVPELIGQLEDKMKEAAKKLEFEEAAKYRDRIQHLREKLLGH
- a CDS encoding M14 family metallopeptidase, which produces MLVPPFDFSHYYTYEELVKFLHQMAESYPHLIKLEVIGQSYAKRDIWLATLTSQDSGLPLEKPGYWIDGNTHAGEVTGSAIVLYIIHHLLTQYKQDPQVTRLLNDYTVYVLPRIAVDGAEKYLTTPYRLRSSIRPYPYSEGREGLYLEDINGDGLILQMRLKDDCGGWKVAPEDPRIMIPREPDEFGGTYYTLLPEGLIRNYDGYNVKLAPTYEGLDFNRNYPAEWVPEGEQKGAGSFPFSEPETRAEAEFWSQHPNINGFMTYHTSGAVILRPYSTEPDDHFPYEDLEIYQLIGEKGTNLTGYECVSVYHDFRDHPTKVTHGAMDDYCYDHFGWFGFTVELWDAPTQAGVKKEHYVKWDDRHPLSDDLKLMQWNDEKLAGKGFIPWQPFQHPQLGEVEIGGWNFKQVWQNAPVEYLPELCEKQCRFAISHALMCPRLAIARTDLTHHGGDIYHLVLQLENQGFLPTYTSEKARKRKSVQPIQVSLSLGEGVSLVSGEKEQEIGHLEGRSNKAFSNVAKGYDYRCTVEWVIKGVSGSEIEVIAKAQRAGTVRKKISF
- a CDS encoding DNA-directed RNA polymerase subunit omega; the encoded protein is MQKRHNFDSSHIMYRAEELMRHASNRYRITVQVANRAKRRRYEEFDNIDDPMMKPSIRAIIEMSDEISQDDIISD
- a CDS encoding M15 family metallopeptidase encodes the protein MSIASVKPYQTLLIEECGEPLVPIPLNLFAVESPHPYEKLGADYGGKSPYFLRQGVLEALINAQRNLQKDYPRWHILIFDAYRPVSVQQFMVDYTFATVLQERRLTENNLSPQQRQEIWQEVYKIWAVANDNPATPPPHSTGAAVDITLVDATGKPIDMGGDIDELSDRSHPLYYANSTMAQEQDYHTHRELLHQVMRAAGFRRHLGEWWHFSLGDQMWAWLYNQEQPLQPVIARYGGV